The following are from one region of the Cystobacter ferrugineus genome:
- the mrdA gene encoding penicillin-binding protein 2 — MTPPTLSETTPGRDLRHRFLWLGLAMVAGLTVLAIQLYRLQITQGEEYAAKSVANFVKEVRLRADRGLIMDRRGTILVDSRPSFDAFVTPAFCTQCSEEVLPRLGDLLGWDDATRKRMDEQVRAARRSAPFLPLPVRVDLSRDEYDRINARRDILDGVEVVPVPHRYYRTGSVLSHVLGYMNEINPDELGRLNAEGGHYALGDYIGRRGLERTFESKLIGTDGVRKEVVNARGRVLEEFNDKLGEDSVVPSRPGNNLVLSLDMRLQEEAERTFPGSAGALVVVDVKTGFIRTLVSRPGFDPNLLTGRITPAQMAALSRDPLQPMVNRVSANHFSPGSTFKVVSTLAAYKSGLFRPESMVNCTGSYRLGARAWRCHKDSGHGPVNGKTAMQYSCDWWFYKVADTIGLDPIADMGKALGLGSPTGIGVLAEVPGIMPSSEYHDKVSPGGYTKGMALNSVMGQGDVNATPLQVAMLYAAIANGGTLLKPQLVERVEGLDGGVLEKFDPQMVRKVELPEAHRKSVMESLVSVVQEPGGTAYRAWLPYRERLGGITVAGKTGSAQVAAIGAIRLKEHQMDFFQRDHAWFAAVAPAEDPEIAVVVLNEHGGHGGADAAPAGMAVITRYFELKKDDAANPPPRQSTPYVPGMLSAPAQDGVSLTRGAPPATSGTGGSDAAAD, encoded by the coding sequence TTGACGCCTCCCACTCTGTCCGAGACGACCCCTGGGCGCGACCTCAGGCACCGCTTCCTCTGGCTGGGCCTGGCCATGGTGGCGGGCCTGACGGTGCTCGCCATCCAGCTCTACCGGCTGCAGATCACCCAGGGCGAGGAGTACGCCGCCAAGAGCGTGGCCAACTTCGTCAAGGAAGTGCGCCTGCGCGCCGATCGCGGCCTCATCATGGACCGGCGCGGCACCATCCTCGTGGACAGCCGCCCCTCCTTCGACGCCTTCGTCACCCCGGCCTTCTGCACCCAGTGCAGCGAGGAGGTGCTGCCCCGCCTGGGGGATCTGCTCGGGTGGGATGACGCCACGCGCAAGCGCATGGACGAGCAGGTGCGCGCGGCGCGCCGCTCGGCGCCCTTCCTGCCGCTGCCCGTGCGCGTGGACCTCTCGCGCGACGAGTACGATCGCATCAACGCCCGGCGCGACATCCTCGACGGCGTGGAGGTGGTGCCCGTGCCCCACCGCTACTACCGCACCGGCAGCGTGCTCTCGCACGTGCTCGGGTACATGAACGAAATCAACCCGGACGAGCTGGGGCGCCTGAACGCGGAAGGGGGCCACTACGCCCTGGGTGACTACATCGGGCGGCGCGGCCTGGAGCGCACCTTCGAGTCCAAGCTGATTGGCACCGACGGCGTGCGCAAGGAGGTCGTCAACGCGCGGGGCCGGGTGCTCGAGGAGTTCAACGACAAGCTGGGCGAGGACTCGGTGGTGCCGTCGCGGCCGGGCAACAACCTGGTGCTGTCGCTCGACATGCGCCTGCAGGAGGAGGCCGAGCGCACGTTTCCGGGCTCGGCGGGCGCCCTGGTGGTGGTGGACGTGAAGACGGGCTTCATCCGCACGCTGGTGTCGCGCCCGGGCTTCGATCCCAACCTGCTCACCGGCCGCATCACCCCCGCGCAGATGGCGGCGCTGTCGAGGGATCCGCTCCAGCCGATGGTCAACCGCGTCTCCGCCAACCACTTCAGCCCCGGTTCCACCTTCAAGGTCGTCTCCACCCTGGCCGCCTACAAGTCGGGCCTGTTCCGGCCGGAGTCGATGGTGAACTGCACGGGCAGCTACCGGCTCGGCGCGCGCGCCTGGCGCTGCCACAAGGACAGCGGCCACGGGCCGGTCAACGGCAAGACGGCGATGCAGTACTCGTGCGACTGGTGGTTCTACAAGGTGGCCGACACCATCGGGTTGGATCCCATCGCGGACATGGGCAAGGCCCTGGGCCTGGGCTCCCCCACGGGCATCGGCGTGCTCGCCGAGGTGCCGGGGATCATGCCGTCCAGCGAGTACCACGACAAGGTGTCCCCCGGGGGCTACACCAAGGGCATGGCGCTCAACAGCGTCATGGGCCAGGGCGACGTGAACGCCACGCCGCTGCAGGTGGCCATGCTGTACGCGGCCATCGCCAATGGCGGCACCCTGCTCAAGCCGCAGCTCGTCGAGCGCGTGGAGGGCCTGGACGGCGGCGTGCTCGAGAAGTTCGATCCCCAGATGGTGCGCAAGGTGGAACTCCCCGAGGCGCACCGCAAGTCGGTGATGGAGTCGCTCGTGTCGGTGGTGCAGGAGCCGGGCGGAACGGCCTACCGCGCGTGGCTGCCCTACCGCGAGCGGCTCGGTGGCATCACGGTGGCGGGCAAGACGGGCAGCGCCCAGGTGGCGGCGATCGGCGCGATACGTCTCAAGGAACACCAGATGGACTTCTTCCAGCGCGACCACGCGTGGTTCGCGGCGGTGGCGCCCGCCGAGGATCCAGAGATCGCCGTGGTGGTGCTCAACGAGCACGGAGGCCACGGTGGCGCGGACGCCGCGCCCGCCGGCATGGCGGTCATCACCCGGTACTTCGAGCTGAAGAAGGACGACGCGGCCAACCCGCCGCCGCGCCAGAGCACCCCCTATGTGCCGGGGATGCTCAGCGCGCCGGCCCAGGACGGCGTGTCGCTCACCCGGGGCGCGCCCCCGGCCACCAGTGGGACGGGAGGCTCGGATGCAGCTGCGGATTGA
- the rodA gene encoding rod shape-determining protein RodA, with protein MQLRIERRMLPHVPWGLILSVLALMGLGIFNLASASRSQASPVWTSQAVYAGVSVLAALIVCLVDYRVIKNLALPIYVLNIAALLALRVIGHKAKGAESWFVLGPIRIQPAEFMKIGVLLMLAKVYHDDFKPGDGSYGLKRLVKPVLVVMVPTALVLVQPDLGTALMILLSSATVILFGKVRWYLVAVLLVGFFAGAGIIWNDYVRDVPEPRTTIVRHMLKAHQSKRISGWLDPESDLRGSGYHAAQSKIAVGSGGLHGKGWKEGTQTGLSFLPEQHTDFIFSVWAEEHGFVKCVMLLVLYGFLFIFGLGVGFTARDRFGAFVAVGVVAMIFWQVFENIGMVIGLLPVTGITLPLLSYGGSSLVSVMLCIGLLVNISMRRHMF; from the coding sequence ATGCAGCTGCGGATTGAGCGGCGCATGCTGCCTCACGTGCCGTGGGGCCTCATCTTGAGCGTGCTCGCGCTGATGGGGCTGGGCATCTTCAACCTGGCCTCGGCTTCGCGCTCGCAGGCCTCGCCGGTGTGGACGAGCCAGGCGGTGTACGCGGGTGTCAGCGTCCTGGCCGCGCTCATCGTGTGCCTGGTGGACTACCGCGTCATCAAGAACCTGGCGCTGCCCATCTACGTGCTCAACATCGCGGCGCTGCTCGCGCTGCGGGTCATCGGCCACAAGGCCAAGGGCGCGGAGAGCTGGTTCGTGCTCGGCCCCATCCGCATCCAGCCCGCCGAGTTCATGAAGATCGGCGTGTTGTTGATGCTCGCCAAGGTCTACCACGACGACTTCAAGCCCGGAGACGGCTCCTACGGCCTCAAGCGCCTGGTGAAGCCGGTGCTCGTCGTCATGGTGCCCACCGCGCTGGTGCTGGTGCAGCCGGACCTGGGCACCGCGCTGATGATCCTCCTGTCCTCGGCGACGGTCATCCTGTTCGGCAAGGTGCGCTGGTACCTGGTGGCGGTGCTGCTGGTGGGCTTCTTCGCCGGCGCGGGCATCATCTGGAACGACTACGTGCGGGACGTGCCCGAGCCGCGCACCACGATCGTGCGGCACATGCTCAAGGCGCACCAGAGCAAGCGCATCTCCGGGTGGTTGGATCCGGAGTCGGACCTGCGCGGCAGCGGCTACCACGCGGCCCAGTCGAAGATCGCCGTGGGCTCCGGCGGACTGCACGGCAAGGGGTGGAAGGAGGGGACCCAGACGGGCCTGTCCTTCCTGCCCGAGCAGCACACGGACTTCATCTTCTCCGTGTGGGCCGAGGAGCACGGCTTCGTCAAATGCGTGATGCTGCTGGTGCTCTACGGCTTCCTGTTCATCTTCGGGCTGGGCGTGGGGTTCACCGCGCGCGACCGCTTCGGCGCCTTCGTGGCCGTGGGGGTCGTGGCGATGATCTTCTGGCAGGTGTTCGAGAACATCGGCATGGTCATCGGCCTGCTGCCGGTGACGGGCATCACCCTGCCGCTGCTCAGCTACGGCGGCTCCTCGCTGGTGAGCGTCATGCTGTGCATCGGGCTGCTGGTGAACATCAGCATGCGCCGCCACATGTTCTGA
- the mgtE gene encoding magnesium transporter: MLGNLLKPEFDSLIAAKDWNALRDAFSDMDPADMAEVIEDLPAQESGIIFRLLPRDSAALVFEYLPPSQQSEIVDTLGREQLKNLLDEMAPDDRTRLLEELPAEVTKRLLTSLSPEQLKLARTLLGYPEKSAGRYMTPEYLTLPGNLTAREALEYVRTHGQGRETLAVLYIVDEKGRLLDDVRLASLVLAEPSTPVTDIHDRQLLSIPATADREEFISLFEKYDRVALPVTDSQGVLVGIITVDDVLDAAEEEATEDIQRIGGMEALEAPYLDIGILGMLQKRVGWLTVLFVGQMFTATAMAHYQDAIAQAVFLGTFVPLIISSGGNSGSQATSLIIRALAVRDVELQDWWKVAAREITSGVALGLFLGALGFLRILVWPEHESLYGPHFAWVGVAVGLSVVGVVTFGTLCGSMLPFLLRRLGLDPATASAPFVATLVDVTGVVIYFTVATLILTGRVL, translated from the coding sequence ATGTTGGGAAACCTCCTGAAGCCCGAGTTCGACTCGCTCATCGCCGCCAAGGACTGGAATGCGTTGCGCGACGCGTTCTCGGACATGGATCCGGCGGACATGGCCGAGGTGATCGAGGATCTTCCCGCCCAGGAGAGCGGCATCATCTTCCGGCTGCTGCCCCGGGACTCGGCGGCGCTGGTGTTCGAGTACCTGCCCCCCTCGCAGCAATCGGAGATCGTCGACACGCTGGGCCGCGAGCAGCTCAAGAACCTGCTCGACGAGATGGCGCCGGATGATCGCACGCGCCTGCTGGAGGAGCTGCCGGCGGAGGTGACCAAGCGGCTGCTCACGTCGCTGTCGCCCGAGCAGCTCAAGCTGGCGCGCACCCTGCTGGGCTATCCGGAGAAGAGCGCCGGGCGGTACATGACGCCCGAGTACCTCACGCTGCCGGGCAACCTCACCGCGAGGGAGGCGCTCGAGTACGTGCGCACCCATGGGCAGGGCCGCGAGACGCTGGCGGTGCTCTACATCGTGGACGAGAAGGGCCGGCTGCTGGACGACGTGCGGCTCGCGTCGCTGGTGCTCGCGGAGCCCTCCACGCCCGTGACGGACATCCATGATCGGCAGCTCTTGAGCATCCCGGCCACGGCGGACCGCGAGGAGTTCATCAGCCTGTTCGAGAAGTACGACCGGGTGGCGCTGCCGGTGACGGACTCGCAGGGCGTGCTGGTGGGCATCATCACGGTGGACGACGTGCTGGACGCGGCCGAGGAGGAGGCCACCGAGGACATCCAGCGCATCGGCGGTATGGAGGCCCTGGAGGCGCCCTACCTGGACATCGGCATCCTGGGCATGTTGCAGAAGCGCGTGGGGTGGCTGACGGTGCTCTTCGTGGGGCAGATGTTCACCGCCACCGCCATGGCGCACTACCAGGACGCCATCGCCCAGGCGGTGTTCCTCGGCACCTTCGTGCCGCTCATCATCTCCTCGGGCGGCAACTCGGGCTCCCAGGCCACCTCGCTCATCATCCGCGCGCTGGCGGTGCGCGACGTGGAGCTCCAGGACTGGTGGAAGGTCGCCGCGCGGGAAATCACCAGCGGCGTGGCGCTTGGCCTCTTCCTCGGGGCCCTGGGCTTCCTGCGCATCCTCGTATGGCCCGAGCACGAGTCGCTCTACGGGCCGCACTTCGCCTGGGTGGGCGTGGCGGTGGGCCTGAGCGTGGTGGGCGTGGTGACCTTCGGTACGCTGTGCGGCTCGATGCTGCCCTTCCTCTTGCGGCGGCTCGGGTTGGATCCCGCCACCGCGTCCGCGCCCTTCGTGGCCACGCTGGTGGACGTCACCGGCGTCGTCATCTACTTCACCGTGGCCACGCTCATCCTCACCGGCCGCGTGCTGTAG
- a CDS encoding PilZ domain-containing protein, whose product MERKGSRKKVPAEAVAPERPAAAPPSPVVRPEPPRAVVPPRSEPRAQPLGRPVSPFPARPASPFRFSSTPVASRPPSAPLIGVGSEEEVEHRRFPRAQLATSFELWIDEGGERRFTATLRSVNVSVGGAFLESTFFLPLSTELRVRFSLAPGAAPVEARALVVREQRSMGDEMPSGFGIHFEEFYGQTEVALARLFLDLRLRAFAEEYLASPRARGLSDGLERVVDALAAWELLKAHSSTDMWRGE is encoded by the coding sequence ATGGAGCGCAAGGGCTCGAGAAAGAAGGTTCCCGCCGAGGCCGTGGCCCCCGAGCGACCGGCGGCCGCCCCGCCGTCCCCCGTGGTCCGGCCCGAGCCGCCGCGCGCGGTGGTGCCTCCCCGGTCCGAGCCCCGCGCGCAACCACTCGGGCGTCCCGTGTCTCCGTTTCCCGCGCGTCCCGCGTCTCCCTTCCGCTTCTCGTCGACTCCCGTCGCTTCCCGGCCCCCCTCCGCTCCCCTCATCGGAGTGGGGAGCGAGGAGGAGGTGGAGCACCGGCGCTTTCCCCGCGCGCAGCTCGCCACGAGCTTCGAGTTGTGGATCGACGAGGGGGGCGAGCGGCGTTTCACGGCCACCCTGCGCTCGGTGAACGTGAGCGTGGGCGGGGCCTTCCTGGAGAGCACCTTCTTCCTGCCCCTGTCCACGGAGCTGCGGGTGCGCTTCTCCCTGGCGCCCGGGGCCGCGCCCGTGGAGGCCCGGGCCCTCGTGGTGCGCGAGCAGCGGTCGATGGGGGACGAGATGCCCTCCGGCTTCGGCATCCACTTCGAGGAGTTCTACGGCCAGACGGAGGTGGCGCTGGCGCGGCTCTTCCTGGACCTGCGGCTGCGCGCGTTCGCGGAGGAGTACCTCGCCTCGCCCCGGGCGCGCGGGCTGTCCGATGGACTGGAGCGGGTGGTGGACGCACTCGCCGCGTGGGAGTTGCTCAAGGCCCACTCGTCCACGGACATGTGGCGGGGCGAGTGA
- the trxA gene encoding thioredoxin, translating into MAGADVLTVGDGDFKKEVLESSEPVLVDFWATWCAPCRAIAPTIDALATQYKGQLKVAKIDIDQNQDTPQQYGIRSIPTLLVFKGGKVVDQIVGSVPRSKIEEAVKKAL; encoded by the coding sequence ATGGCAGGCGCTGACGTGTTGACGGTTGGAGATGGGGATTTCAAGAAGGAAGTGCTGGAGTCCAGCGAGCCCGTGCTGGTGGACTTCTGGGCCACGTGGTGCGCCCCGTGCCGCGCCATCGCGCCCACCATCGACGCGCTGGCGACCCAGTACAAGGGCCAGCTCAAGGTGGCCAAGATCGACATCGACCAGAACCAGGACACCCCCCAGCAGTACGGCATCCGCTCCATCCCCACCCTGCTCGTCTTCAAGGGGGGCAAGGTGGTGGATCAGATCGTCGGCTCCGTGCCCCGGTCGAAGATCGAAGAGGCCGTGAAGAAGGCCCTGTAG
- a CDS encoding cytochrome C assembly family protein, which produces MNHALVSLACHAYVVAALVYLVYLVRQWDALATAGRVLVGTGLVLHGVALFGLFGAQGGRPVGVAQGFSTFAFLLLTIFLVVDVRYRRPVMGAFITPLAVAVLLPGLLLDGGTPLPAHVQRPLLPVHITIALLGVAASAVAAGVAGMYLLMERQVKGKRFGLLFARLPSLEFLDTLNRQLVVVGFIALSVTLVTGAFFSSAAPGFVWSWQSKQIATLVAWVVFAALVSARSFGGWRGRRVALLTMTGFGLLLLCFLSSYDFTHVGGGWR; this is translated from the coding sequence ATGAACCACGCGCTCGTCTCCCTCGCCTGCCACGCCTATGTCGTCGCGGCGCTCGTCTATCTGGTGTACCTCGTCCGGCAATGGGACGCGCTGGCCACCGCGGGCCGCGTGCTCGTGGGCACCGGACTGGTGCTGCACGGCGTGGCCCTCTTCGGGCTCTTCGGCGCCCAGGGCGGCCGCCCGGTGGGAGTGGCCCAGGGCTTCTCCACCTTCGCCTTCCTGCTGCTGACCATCTTCCTGGTGGTGGATGTGCGCTACCGGCGGCCGGTGATGGGCGCCTTCATCACCCCCCTGGCGGTGGCGGTGCTGCTGCCGGGACTGTTGCTGGATGGGGGCACGCCCCTGCCGGCGCACGTGCAGCGGCCCCTGTTGCCCGTGCACATCACCATCGCCCTGTTGGGCGTGGCCGCCTCGGCGGTGGCCGCGGGCGTGGCGGGCATGTACCTGCTCATGGAGCGGCAGGTGAAGGGCAAGCGCTTCGGCCTGCTCTTCGCGCGCCTGCCCTCGCTCGAGTTCCTCGACACGCTCAACCGCCAGCTCGTGGTGGTGGGCTTCATCGCCCTGTCGGTGACGCTGGTGACCGGGGCCTTCTTCTCCAGCGCGGCGCCGGGCTTCGTCTGGTCCTGGCAGTCCAAGCAGATCGCCACCCTGGTGGCCTGGGTCGTCTTCGCCGCGCTCGTCAGCGCGCGCTCCTTCGGGGGCTGGCGGGGCCGGCGTGTCGCGCTGCTCACCATGACGGGGTTTGGCTTGTTGCTGCTGTGTTTCCTGTCGTCGTACGACTTCACGCACGTGGGTGGAGGGTGGCGCTAG
- the hemA gene encoding glutamyl-tRNA reductase → MEFLCMGLSHRTAPLSVRERLALPESQQVELLRRLAQAPHEAMLVSTCNRVELYMASPDLSLAREVALRELLALGGSEGLEHLYEHRGEDALVHLFRVSASLDSMVLGEAQILGQVKDAFERGQGSGAVRGELTRVCAAAFGCAKRVRTETAIGRSATSMASAAVALASKVFDGLRDKTVLLVGAGEMSELAARHLKQAGATRMLVTNRTFSRAEALAAEVGATARPFEELLSLLTSADVVVCSTASPVPLFTQENVASVGKARRFRPLFMVDLAVPRDIAPEVGSLDWVHAYDLDDIQKFVADNAAARAEEAQKAGVLVAQEVARFVRERAVRHGVPVLAQLRQRGEAIARAEVERTLAALGDSLNDKQRKSVEAMARAIVNKLLHEPTARLRAVGPEHEGNRLAGAAAELFGLEGSPNAPDASVPNVVATGGKG, encoded by the coding sequence ATGGAGTTCCTGTGCATGGGTTTGTCGCACCGGACGGCGCCGCTGTCCGTGCGGGAGCGGCTCGCACTGCCCGAGTCCCAGCAGGTGGAGTTGTTGCGGCGCCTGGCCCAGGCGCCCCACGAGGCGATGCTCGTGTCCACGTGCAACCGGGTGGAGCTGTACATGGCCTCGCCGGATCTGTCCCTGGCCCGGGAGGTCGCGCTGCGTGAGTTGCTGGCGCTCGGCGGCTCCGAGGGGCTGGAGCACCTGTACGAGCACCGGGGCGAGGACGCGCTGGTGCACCTCTTCCGGGTGTCGGCCAGCCTGGACTCCATGGTGCTCGGCGAGGCGCAGATCCTCGGTCAGGTGAAGGACGCGTTCGAGCGGGGGCAGGGCTCGGGAGCGGTGCGCGGCGAGCTGACGCGGGTGTGCGCCGCGGCGTTCGGCTGTGCCAAGCGCGTGCGCACCGAGACGGCCATCGGCCGCTCGGCCACCTCCATGGCCAGTGCCGCCGTGGCGCTCGCGAGCAAGGTGTTCGACGGGCTGCGCGACAAGACGGTGCTGCTGGTGGGCGCCGGGGAGATGTCGGAGCTGGCCGCGCGCCACCTCAAGCAGGCCGGGGCCACGCGGATGCTGGTGACCAACCGCACCTTCTCGCGCGCCGAGGCGCTCGCGGCGGAGGTGGGGGCCACCGCGCGGCCCTTCGAGGAACTGCTCTCGCTGCTCACCTCGGCGGACGTGGTGGTGTGCAGCACCGCCTCGCCCGTTCCCCTCTTCACCCAGGAGAACGTGGCCTCGGTGGGCAAGGCACGCCGCTTCCGCCCGCTCTTCATGGTGGACCTGGCCGTGCCGCGTGACATCGCCCCCGAGGTGGGCTCGCTGGACTGGGTGCACGCCTACGACCTGGACGACATCCAGAAGTTCGTGGCGGACAACGCCGCCGCCCGCGCCGAGGAGGCGCAGAAGGCGGGAGTGCTCGTGGCCCAGGAGGTGGCCCGCTTCGTGCGCGAGCGCGCCGTGCGCCACGGCGTGCCGGTGCTCGCCCAGTTGCGCCAGCGGGGCGAGGCCATCGCCCGCGCCGAGGTGGAGCGCACGCTCGCCGCGCTCGGTGACAGCCTCAACGACAAGCAGCGCAAGAGCGTGGAGGCCATGGCGCGCGCCATCGTCAACAAGCTCCTGCACGAGCCCACCGCGCGGCTGCGCGCCGTGGGGCCCGAGCACGAGGGCAACCGGCTGGCGGGCGCCGCCGCCGAGCTCTTCGGGCTCGAGGGCTCGCCCAACGCGCCGGACGCCTCCGTTCCCAACGTGGTGGCCACGGGAGGCAAGGGATGA
- the hemC gene encoding hydroxymethylbilane synthase, giving the protein MKSIRIATRQSPLALWQARHVGALLTRLHPELQVSFVEMTTAGDRFLAAPLSTVGGKGLFVKEIEQCLLDGRADLAVHSLKDMTSVLPPGLLLAALPTREDPRDALCGPPGLTLDGLPKGARVGTSSLRRSCILRARRPDLEIVSLRGNVQTRLARMRELQLHGAVLAFAGLKRLGLDSEIAEVLPTSVSLPAVGQGVLAIQCRTEDAVVRGLLAPLEDATTRVAVTAERALMARLEGGCTVPLAGHATVQGQTVHLRGLVGRPDGTKVVAGERSGPVEAALAVGDALAEELLSRGAADILRDFGRVASARES; this is encoded by the coding sequence ATGAAGTCCATCCGCATCGCCACCCGGCAGAGTCCGCTGGCGCTCTGGCAGGCCCGTCACGTGGGCGCGCTGCTCACCCGGCTCCATCCCGAGCTGCAGGTCTCCTTCGTGGAGATGACCACCGCGGGCGACCGCTTCCTCGCCGCGCCCCTGTCCACCGTGGGGGGCAAGGGGCTGTTCGTGAAGGAGATCGAGCAGTGCCTGCTCGATGGCCGCGCGGACCTGGCCGTGCACAGCCTCAAGGACATGACGTCCGTGCTGCCTCCGGGCCTGCTGCTCGCGGCGCTCCCCACGCGCGAGGATCCGCGCGACGCGCTCTGTGGCCCTCCCGGCTTGACGTTGGACGGGCTGCCCAAGGGCGCACGCGTGGGCACGTCCTCGTTGCGGCGCAGCTGCATCCTGCGCGCGCGGCGGCCGGATCTGGAGATCGTCAGCCTGCGCGGCAACGTGCAGACGCGGCTGGCGCGCATGCGCGAGCTGCAACTGCATGGCGCGGTGCTCGCCTTCGCGGGCCTCAAGCGCCTGGGCCTGGACTCGGAGATCGCCGAGGTGCTGCCCACCAGCGTGAGCCTGCCAGCGGTGGGGCAGGGCGTGCTCGCCATCCAGTGCCGTACGGAAGACGCCGTGGTGCGCGGCCTGCTCGCGCCTCTCGAGGATGCCACCACGCGCGTGGCGGTGACCGCCGAGCGCGCCCTCATGGCCCGCCTGGAAGGGGGCTGCACCGTCCCACTCGCGGGACATGCCACGGTGCAGGGGCAGACCGTCCACTTGCGTGGACTGGTGGGACGGCCCGATGGCACGAAGGTGGTGGCGGGCGAGCGCAGTGGTCCGGTGGAGGCGGCGCTCGCGGTGGGTGACGCGCTCGCGGAGGAACTGTTGTCGCGTGGCGCGGCGGACATCCTGCGTGATTTTGGTCGCGTCGCTTCCGCGCGGGAGTCCTAG
- a CDS encoding uroporphyrinogen-III synthase, with protein MVTRPRDRSEELCFLLEDEGAQVLHVPLLELVPPEDSRPLMAAAESIQRYKWVVFASASAVDALMEALREAGTTQLLSPVRFAAVGPRTARAVEGYGLKVAAESPNGTGEALAEVLRPALQPEDEVLLPAAEEGRRELEDALREHGARVTRVTAYRARPTALPDETWALLESSPPDVALFASPRTAEAFLEDAGRERLGAARLVAIGPTTAAALSQLGLAVAAVAERPTPEALVEATVRAVRG; from the coding sequence CTGGTGACGCGCCCCCGTGATCGCTCGGAGGAGCTGTGCTTCCTCCTCGAGGACGAGGGCGCGCAAGTGCTGCATGTGCCGCTGCTGGAGCTGGTGCCTCCGGAGGACTCCCGCCCGCTGATGGCGGCCGCGGAGTCCATCCAGCGCTACAAGTGGGTGGTGTTCGCCAGCGCCTCGGCGGTGGACGCGTTGATGGAGGCGCTGCGCGAGGCGGGCACGACGCAGCTGCTGTCGCCCGTGCGCTTCGCCGCGGTGGGGCCGCGCACCGCGCGCGCCGTGGAGGGCTACGGGCTGAAGGTGGCCGCCGAGTCTCCCAACGGCACGGGCGAGGCGCTCGCCGAGGTGCTGCGCCCCGCGCTGCAACCCGAGGACGAAGTGCTGCTGCCCGCGGCGGAGGAGGGGCGGCGCGAGCTGGAGGACGCCTTGCGCGAGCACGGCGCGCGGGTGACGCGGGTGACGGCCTACCGCGCCCGGCCCACGGCGCTGCCCGACGAGACGTGGGCGCTGCTGGAGTCCTCGCCGCCCGACGTGGCCCTCTTCGCCTCGCCCCGGACGGCGGAGGCCTTCCTGGAGGACGCGGGCCGCGAGCGGCTCGGCGCGGCCCGGCTGGTGGCGATTGGCCCCACCACCGCGGCGGCGTTGTCCCAACTGGGCCTCGCGGTGGCCGCCGTGGCCGAGCGCCCCACCCCCGAGGCGCTGGTGGAGGCGACCGTCCGGGCGGTTCGCGGATAG